AGATGGCTCAGGGCGAATACGTTTGTGTCTTGGGGCACAGTGGATGCGGGAAGAGCACCGTTTTGACGATGGTGGCAGGGTTGAACTCGATCACCACCGGTGGTGTGGTGATCGCCAATCGTGAGATCGATGGCCCTGGTCCCGACCGTGGGGTGGTGTTTCAATCACCTTGCTTGATGCCGTGGATGACCGCGATTGATAACGTTCTTTTGGGAGTGGATCAGGTCTATCCCCATGCGAAAAAGAGTGAGCGTCATGACATCGCTGCGTACTACCTGTCTCTGGTCGGCCTGGGAAGCTCGTTGCACAGTCGCGCGGCGGATCTAAGCCAGGGCATGCAACAGCGGGTCGGGATCGCACGAGCGTTTGCGCTCCGTCCAAAGATGCTGTTGTTGGACGAACCATTTGGCATGCTGGATTCGCTGACGCGGATGGAGTTGCAAGAAATCTTATTGGAGATCTTGGTCAAGGATCAGGTGACCACGATGATGATCACGCATGACGTCGACGAGGCACTATTCATGAGTGATCGCGTGGTGATGATGACCAACGGGCCGCGGGCACGCGTCGGTAAGATCTTTGAAGTTCCCTTTGATCGTCCTCGGGTGCGAACGGAGGTGCTGGAGCATCCTGATTACTACGACTTGCGCGGCGACATGATCGGATTCTTGGAAGAACAGGATCATAAGAAACTGGTGGCCGATGCTGCCAAGCGAGAGCAGGCCAAAGCGTCGGAAGAACAACAGATGGCGTCGGTGGGATGATTCACCGATTCGTCAGTCGCGAAAGAAATGGGGGAGACACTCGATGAACCAAGTCGCAACCTTGTCGTTGCCGCCGCACAGCTTT
The DNA window shown above is from Crateriforma spongiae and carries:
- a CDS encoding ABC transporter ATP-binding protein, encoding MKEFVEIFNLGKTYDTPNGPAVIVEQFNLKMAQGEYVCVLGHSGCGKSTVLTMVAGLNSITTGGVVIANREIDGPGPDRGVVFQSPCLMPWMTAIDNVLLGVDQVYPHAKKSERHDIAAYYLSLVGLGSSLHSRAADLSQGMQQRVGIARAFALRPKMLLLDEPFGMLDSLTRMELQEILLEILVKDQVTTMMITHDVDEALFMSDRVVMMTNGPRARVGKIFEVPFDRPRVRTEVLEHPDYYDLRGDMIGFLEEQDHKKLVADAAKREQAKASEEQQMASVG